DNA sequence from the Arthrobacter crystallopoietes genome:
ATTGCCGGCACCAGCGGATCGCGGAACGCCAAGTTGATGTGCACCGGGCCCACGGCGCCCTGATGATGATCCGCGCCATGCTGGCCTTGGTGTCCCTGCGACGGCGTGGCGGTCAAGGTGTGCGTGGCCTGCACCGTCTCCACCGGAGCGACCGGGATGCCCTTGCCCGCCAGCAAACCGGCGTTGATGGCCTCGGCAGGATCCTCGCCCGCGGCCACGTCCACTGCGTAGCGGACGTGGCGGCCGAAAATGCCCGGCTGGCTGGTGGTCTGGTTGGCACCCGTGCCGCGCAGCTCCTCCGGCCGGTCCGCCGTGAGCACCACCAGCTCGACGCCGGCGTGGTTAGCTTCCATGACGGCCGGCAGGAGTTCCCCGACGGCGGTGCCCGACGTCGTCACCACCGGCACCGGGCGCAAGGATCCCAGCGAGAGGCCCAGCGCGGTGAAGGCCGCGGCCCGCTCATCAATCCGCACGTGCAGCCGCAGCTCCCCGCGGGCCTCGGACTCGGCGAGCGCGTAAGCCAGCGGAGCGCTGCGCGAACCCGGCGAAATCACCACATCTCGCACCCCGCCGTCCAGCAGGGCGCTGACAGCGGAGCGGGCGGCATCGAGGGATTTCAGTTCAACGGTCACCTGTCCATCCTAGGCAGACGGCCGCGCCCACCAAGGTGGACGCGGCCGTAGGCACTAGCTGCTAGCGGCCGACGAAGCCGTTCTTGCCCTTGAACATCTGGATCACGGCCGGGCGGGGCAGACCGCCCTTGCCCGACGGCGTGCCGGCCGGCAGGTAATCCGGGAACAGCGAGCGCTGCTTGTCCCAGGAACCGTCCTCGCCCGGATGCTGGACCGCCACGAAGACCAGGCCGTCCTCATCATGGATGACCGGGCCGCAGGTTTCGGCATCGATCGGAACCGCCATGAACTGCTCCACCTTGCCCATCTCGGGGCCTTCCATCGTGACGCGGTACAGGGCGTCATTGCGCTGGATGGTGCCGGGCTGGCCGTCGGTGGAGATCCACAGGTTGCCGGCCGAGTCGAACGCCAGGTTGTCCGGGCAGGAGAGCGGCTGGACCTGGTCGGCCGGGTAGCCGTTGAAGTACACGCTCTCGTCCATCTCGGGGTCACCGGCGACCAGCAGCAGCTTCCACGCAAACTGGGTGGAGGTCTGGTCCCCGGTCTCGGTCATCTCGACGATGTGCCCGTGGCGGTTGTTGGCCCGCGGGTTCGGCTCGTCGGCCTGGGCGGCGGTGCGGTTGATGTTGTTGGTGCAGGCCACGTAGATCTTGCCGTTGACCGGGTTGATCTCCACGTCCTCCGGGCGGTCCATCTTGGTGGCGCCCATCTTGTCCGCGGCAAGCCTGGTGTAGACCAGGACCTGGTCGACCTCCATGTCCGGCACCAGCGACTCGTTGTTGCGGGTCAGCTGGATCCAGTGGCCCACGCCGTCGAACGCACCGTCGCTGGGCAGCACGCCGGAACCGTCAATCTGGTTCGCCGGGGAGTTGCCGGAGAAGCTGGCCACGTACAGGTCGCCCTCCGTCAGCAGCGACATGTTGTGCTTCTTGTCGCCCTCGCGGTACGTGTCCTTGGAAACGAACTTGTAGAGGTAGTCGAAGCGCTCGTCATCGCCCGAGTAGGACACCGCGTGGCCGGACTTGGCGATGGTGACGTTGGCGCCCTCGTGCTTGAAGCGGCCCAGCGCGGTGTGTTTGCGCGGCGTGGACGTCGGATCGAACGGATCCACTTCCACGATCCAGCCGAAACGATTGTCCTCGTTCTTGCCGTCAGGGGTGTCCGTGTCGAAGCGGGGTTCCTCGACGTGCCAGCCGCGTGACGGATTGGTGTTCGTGAGACCGTAGCGGCGCTGTTCATCCGTCGGCGCCGAGACCTTGAAGTACTGGTTGAAGTTCTCTTCGCCGGAGAGGATGGTGCCCCAGGGTGTGGTGCCGCCGGCGCAGTTGTTCTGCGTGCCCAGCACCACGCGTCCGCTCGCATCCGCCTTGGTCTTGAGCAGGTCCGAGCCCGCGGCAGGGCCGGTCAGCTCGTACTCGGTGTCCATCAGGAAGCGGCGGTTCAGCTTCGCCCCGCGGACGTACTTCCACGGCTGGCCCTTGCCCTTGCGCTCCACCTCGACCACGGACAGACCGTGCGCGGCCATGGCGGTCTTGCGGACCTGGCTGATATCCATGTCCGGCGGGAACATGATGTTCTCGTTGGTGTATTCGTGGTTCGAGAACAGCACGCCGCGCTTGCCGTTGCTGCCCTGGATCTCGATGATGTCCAGGTAGTCGCAGTTGTAGCCGAACTGGCCCGCCTGCGACTCCGGCGTCTGGTTCTCCGGGTCGAACTCGGCCGAATCGTGGAACAGCGGATCGCCCCAGCGGATGACCGGCTCCCAGTTGTAGCCCTTGGGCACAACCACGTCATCCACCGTGTTCGCCACGCCGTCGATGCCCGCGAACTTCAGCTTGCTCGCGTTGCCGGAGCCGAAACCCTTCTTGGCCGCGGGCGCCAGGCCGGCCGCGGAGCCGCTGGCCGCTGCCGCTCCCCCGCCGAACATCAGCGCCACCATGCCGGCACCGCTGACGCCGAGCATGTTCCGCCGGGAGAATTCGGCAGAGACGATGTCGCGGAAGTAGTTGTTGTCCGAGGTATTGCACACGCCCTTGGCGCAGGCATTGTCGCACTTGAGCGCACAGGTCATGGCGCTGCGCTTGCCGGAGGTATGTCCCAGCATCGGCAGCAGGCGTTTTTTCAGATCAGACACTTCAGAGGCCTTCCACATCGAACGGTTGCGAACGGCTTTCACCATTTCAGCGCAATCCGACCAACAGGCCGAGGCTAAGTAAACGCAAAACAAACAAACAACGACGGCGGGGCGAACCCTCCGCGGTCGAGCCCGGCCTTCGCCGTCCGGCCCTTTCCTGGCACATCAACCGTCATCTCCCGTCCGGCCACCCCACTCGATCCCGCTACCTCGCGGCTGCCACCTCGGCCAGGGTCCTATAGGTGCGTTCGAGCCGATCGGTCCACCACTGCTGCCGCTCGGCCGGTGCCGCGTACCGTTCCAGCAGATCCTCGTCCACGTCCACCTGGCGCACTGGCAATTCGCCGCCGGCCGGCACCAGGGGCCGGTCCGTCACGTCGCCGTCCATCAGCGAGACCGTGGCCAGGCCGCAGGCGTAGGGCAGTTCGGGCAGCGCCGCGGCCAGCGCGACGCCGGCGCTGATCCCCACGGAGGAGTCCAAGGCGGAACTGACGACGGCGGGCAGGCCGGCCTGCGCGACGATATCCAGCGCCCGGCGCACCCCGCCCAGCGGTTGTGCCTTGACCACGATCAGGTCCGCCGCCTCTTCCCGGGCCACCAGGAGCGGGTCGCTTTCCTTACGCACACTCTCGTCCGCAGCAATCAGGGTGCCAATGCCGCGCCGCCGGAGCTCAAGGCGCACCTGCCGCAGGCCATCGATGTCCGGGGCGGGCTGCTCGGCATATTCGAGCCCATACTCGGCCAGAAGGGTCAAGGCTTCGACGGCGGTGGGAACGTCCCAGCCACCGTTGGCATCCACCCGCAGGGCCGAACCCGGTGCGGCCGCCGATACCGCCGCCACCCGGGCAACATCATCCTCGAGGCTCTGGCCCCGCTCGGCGACCTTGATCTTGACCGTCTTCGGTCCGTCATAGCGCGCCAGCACCGCCGGTACGTCCTCCGGGGCAACCGCGGGAACGGTGGCATTAACGGGCACGCTGGTGCGAACCGGTTCGGGGAAACCCTGCCAGCCCGCTTCCAAAGCCGCACGC
Encoded proteins:
- a CDS encoding o-succinylbenzoate synthase — encoded protein: MPTLDELLATARVVSLPMKVKFRGVLRREVMLFNGPAGWAEFSPFTEYDDGEAASWLRAALEAGWQGFPEPVRTSVPVNATVPAVAPEDVPAVLARYDGPKTVKIKVAERGQSLEDDVARVAAVSAAAPGSALRVDANGGWDVPTAVEALTLLAEYGLEYAEQPAPDIDGLRQVRLELRRRGIGTLIAADESVRKESDPLLVAREEAADLIVVKAQPLGGVRRALDIVAQAGLPAVVSSALDSSVGISAGVALAAALPELPYACGLATVSLMDGDVTDRPLVPAGGELPVRQVDVDEDLLERYAAPAERQQWWTDRLERTYRTLAEVAAAR
- a CDS encoding PhoX family protein, with product MWKASEVSDLKKRLLPMLGHTSGKRSAMTCALKCDNACAKGVCNTSDNNYFRDIVSAEFSRRNMLGVSGAGMVALMFGGGAAAASGSAAGLAPAAKKGFGSGNASKLKFAGIDGVANTVDDVVVPKGYNWEPVIRWGDPLFHDSAEFDPENQTPESQAGQFGYNCDYLDIIEIQGSNGKRGVLFSNHEYTNENIMFPPDMDISQVRKTAMAAHGLSVVEVERKGKGQPWKYVRGAKLNRRFLMDTEYELTGPAAGSDLLKTKADASGRVVLGTQNNCAGGTTPWGTILSGEENFNQYFKVSAPTDEQRRYGLTNTNPSRGWHVEEPRFDTDTPDGKNEDNRFGWIVEVDPFDPTSTPRKHTALGRFKHEGANVTIAKSGHAVSYSGDDERFDYLYKFVSKDTYREGDKKHNMSLLTEGDLYVASFSGNSPANQIDGSGVLPSDGAFDGVGHWIQLTRNNESLVPDMEVDQVLVYTRLAADKMGATKMDRPEDVEINPVNGKIYVACTNNINRTAAQADEPNPRANNRHGHIVEMTETGDQTSTQFAWKLLLVAGDPEMDESVYFNGYPADQVQPLSCPDNLAFDSAGNLWISTDGQPGTIQRNDALYRVTMEGPEMGKVEQFMAVPIDAETCGPVIHDEDGLVFVAVQHPGEDGSWDKQRSLFPDYLPAGTPSGKGGLPRPAVIQMFKGKNGFVGR